From the genome of Vigna angularis cultivar LongXiaoDou No.4 chromosome 11, ASM1680809v1, whole genome shotgun sequence, one region includes:
- the LOC108333443 gene encoding 3-ketoacyl-CoA synthase 12: MEFIILLYGATMLYLCFLIWKLFDQRRDQECYILDYQLYKPSDERKLGTECCGRIIERNKHLGLNEYKFLLKAVVNSGIGEETYAPSNVIEGREAAPTLKDGVTEMEEFFHDSIAKLLASSGISPSQIDVLVVNVSMFSVVPSLTSRIINRYKMREDVKAYNLTGMGCSASLISLDIIKNIFKSQKNKFAVLVTSESLSPNWYNGNDRSMMLANGLFRSGGCVILLTNKRSFKHRAMMKLKCLVRTHHGAREDAYSCCNQKEDEEGRLGFYLGKNLPKAATRAFVDNLRVLSPKVLPTRELLRFMVLFLYRKLRESSSLKSSSGGSSKSSNKSPLNFKTGIEHFCLHTGGKAVIDGIGMSLDLCEYDLEPARMTLHRFGNTSASSLWYVLGYMEAKKRLMKGDRVLMISFGAGFKCNSCLWEVMKDLNDRPNVWDECIDDYPPESLANPFMEKFGWINDVQEASNFKLHDFIK, from the coding sequence atgGAGTTCATCATATTACTTTATGGTGCAACAATGCTGTACTTGTGTTTCCTGATCTGGAAATTGTTTGATCAGAGAAGAGACCAAGAGTGTTACATATTGGACTACCAACTGTACAAGCCAAGCGATGAAAGAAAGCTTGGAACCGAATGCTGTGGCAGGATCATAGAGAGGAACAAGCATTTGGGTCTGAATGAGTACAAGTTCCTCCTCAAAGCCGTTGTCAACTCCGGCATTGGTGAGGAAACGTATGCCCCAAGCAACGTCATCGAGGGTCGTGAGGCAGCTCCGACACTGAAAGATGGTGTCACGGAAATGGAGGAGTTTTTTCATGACAGCATTGCCAAGCTCCTTGCAAGTTCAGGCATTTCCCCCTCGCAGATCGATGTGCTTGTGGTGAATGTCTCTATGTTCTCCGTTGTTCCTTCCCTGACTTCAAGAATCATCAACCGCTACAAAATGAGGGAAGACGTAAAGGCTTACAACCTCACTGGGATGGGTTGCAGTGCCAGCCTTATTTCACTCGACatcattaaaaacattttcaagTCACAGAAGAACAAGTTTGCTGTTTTGGTGACTTCCGAGTCTCTCAGTCCAAACTGGTATAACGGCAACGACAGATCAATGATGCTTGCCAACGGTTTGTTCCGGAGTGGTGGGTGTGTCATACTTTTGACAAACAAAAGATCCTTCAAACACAGGGCCATGATGAAGCTGAAGTGTTTGGTGAGGACTCACCATGGGGCTAGAGAAGATGCTTACAGTTGCTGCAATCAGAAGGAAGATGAGGAAGGCAGGCTTGGGTTTTACCTTGGCAAAAACCTTCCCAAGGCAGCTACAAGAGCCTTTGTTGATAACCTAAGGGTGTTGTCACCCAAGGTTTTGCCTACTAGAGAGTTGCTGAGGTTTATGGTTTTGTTCCTCTACAGAAAACTGAGGGAAAGTAGTTCCCTTAAGTCTTCAAGTGGGGGATCTAGTAAGTCTAGTAACAAATCTCCTTTGAACTTCAAGACTGGGATTGAACATTTTTGCCTGCACACAGGAGGAAAAGCTGTGATTGATGGGATTGGAATGAGCTTAGATCTGTGTGAATATGACCTCGAACCAGCAAGAATGACACTGCATAGGTTCGGCAACACTTCCGCTAGTAGCCTGTGGTACGTGCTGGGGTACATGGAGGCCAAAAAAAGGCTCATGAAGGGTGACAGAGTACTGATGATAAGCTTTGGTGCTGGCTTTAAATGCAACAGTTGTTTGTGGGAGGTAATGAAGGATCTGAACGATCGTCCTAATGTGTGGGACGAATGCATTGATGACTACCCACCAGAGTCCTTGGCCAACCCTTTCATGGAGAAATTTGGTTGGATCAATGATGTTCAAGAAGCAAGCAACTTCAAACTCCATGATTTTATCAAGTAA